One stretch of Sinomonas terrae DNA includes these proteins:
- a CDS encoding TetR/AcrR family transcriptional regulator, which yields MTTNSPLVDKQCSLRERKKQKTWRAIHDAAFDLVSERGVAHVTVADICASATISERTFFNYFPSKAAAALGLPATAIAEEDERRFLEGSGPLLDELCELIASVSSGKDNLPRMRELIRLEPDLLAALHQWTSGLRKHVIQLAEQRTADPVRAHLAVALVFAALFLNADSAYTTRPGRASAADLRATVSRLGELAAE from the coding sequence GTGACCACCAACTCGCCCCTCGTCGACAAGCAGTGTTCGCTCCGCGAGCGCAAGAAGCAGAAGACTTGGCGCGCCATCCATGACGCCGCCTTCGATCTCGTGAGCGAACGCGGCGTCGCGCACGTCACCGTGGCGGACATCTGCGCGAGCGCCACGATCTCCGAGCGGACCTTCTTCAACTACTTCCCGTCCAAGGCCGCGGCGGCCCTCGGACTGCCTGCTACCGCCATCGCAGAGGAGGACGAGCGGCGCTTCCTCGAAGGCTCAGGGCCTTTGCTCGACGAGCTGTGCGAGCTTATCGCGAGCGTCTCGAGCGGCAAGGACAACCTGCCGCGCATGCGGGAACTCATCCGGCTGGAGCCCGACCTGCTCGCGGCCCTCCATCAGTGGACGTCTGGGCTGCGGAAGCACGTCATCCAGCTCGCCGAACAGCGCACTGCCGATCCCGTGAGGGCGCATCTTGCCGTGGCACTCGTGTTCGCGGCCCTCTTCCTCAACGCGGACAGCGCCTACACCACGCGGCCCGGCAGGGCCAGCGCGGCAGATCTGAGGGCTACCGTGTCCCGGCTCGGCGAGCTCGCTGCGGAGTAG
- a CDS encoding alcohol dehydrogenase catalytic domain-containing protein — translation MRAVQISSPGAAFETTERALPEVPRGHVLVRVAACGICHSDGMAAAGLASSYPRVPGHEVAGTVESVGEGVVQWTEGQRVGVGWFGGACFVCDSCRRGDFISCRSLKVTGLTFDGGYADYVLAPADALAAVPDGLSDAEAAPLMCAGVTTFNGLRNSGARAGDVVAVLGLGGLGHLGVQFASRMGFETVAIARGAEKEQFARELGAHHYIDSTTADVAAELRELGGASVVLATVTDAHAMAVTVPGLTPRGRLVVLGVPHEPLTVSAGDIVGGSRLVAGHASGSAKDSEDTLRFAALTGVRPLIETYPLEKAGDGFERMMSGKARFRVVLTVD, via the coding sequence ATGCGAGCCGTACAGATTTCTTCTCCCGGTGCAGCCTTCGAAACCACTGAGCGCGCCCTCCCCGAGGTTCCGCGTGGCCACGTCCTCGTTCGCGTCGCCGCTTGCGGCATCTGCCACAGCGACGGAATGGCGGCCGCTGGTCTGGCTTCCTCCTACCCCCGTGTGCCCGGCCATGAAGTAGCCGGAACGGTCGAGTCGGTGGGCGAAGGCGTTGTCCAGTGGACGGAGGGCCAGCGGGTGGGGGTCGGCTGGTTCGGAGGAGCCTGCTTCGTCTGCGATTCCTGCAGGCGGGGCGACTTCATCTCATGCCGTTCCCTCAAAGTCACCGGCCTTACGTTCGACGGCGGCTACGCGGACTATGTCCTAGCCCCCGCCGATGCGCTCGCGGCCGTCCCAGACGGGCTCTCGGACGCCGAGGCGGCGCCGCTCATGTGCGCGGGGGTGACCACCTTCAACGGGCTGCGCAACAGCGGCGCCCGCGCCGGCGACGTCGTCGCCGTCCTCGGTCTCGGGGGCCTCGGGCACCTCGGCGTCCAGTTCGCGAGCCGTATGGGCTTCGAGACAGTGGCGATCGCGCGTGGGGCAGAAAAGGAGCAGTTCGCCCGAGAGCTGGGCGCTCACCACTACATCGACAGTACGACGGCGGACGTCGCAGCCGAGCTTCGCGAGCTCGGCGGGGCGAGCGTCGTGCTTGCGACTGTCACCGACGCCCACGCGATGGCTGTGACCGTGCCTGGCCTTACGCCCCGCGGGCGGCTTGTGGTTCTCGGTGTCCCGCATGAGCCGCTCACCGTGAGCGCGGGCGACATCGTGGGTGGCAGCCGCCTCGTTGCGGGCCATGCTTCCGGCAGTGCCAAGGATTCCGAGGACACACTGCGCTTTGCTGCGCTCACGGGCGTGCGCCCCCTCATCGAGACGTATCCGTTGGAAAAGGCGGGCGATGGTTTCGAGCGGATGATGTCGGGCAAGGCACGCTTCCGGGTGGTCCTGACCGTCGACTGA
- a CDS encoding HNH endonuclease, whose amino-acid sequence MSFLARLGLPGLLGDLDGPGLIDRLDALERLKAAAAAEQARVQVEFALLCEAGMDPRAAALESRTGRAAARAGERSASAQIALARRVSPARGARLLAAARRLVADLPCTLGALSAGQLSEDRAVWVAEGVEVLSPAERAAVDEALAGHPRRLEGLGDRGVQDAVRAAVDAVDDRAAAARARRAGQGRRVTLRRLPDAMAQLTAILPAAQAAAVAGALRAAGAGARAAGDSRTAGQVAADTLVERVTGQEHADAVPLRVGLVMTDSSLFGAGREPALLQGYGRIPAGHARAMVAATATGTARTAAAGTTAGTARMPAGAAADGTLSSAAGASRNGPAGAPPTGTAADPSESAAAVASGMPRGPAAVPADGPGGLPAGGGRSGGAASLAGVWLRRLYLDPGTGELAAMDSRLRRFPRALAEFIQTRDQACRTPYCEAPIRHIDHVVPVASGGETSVENGQGLCEACNHAKESPGWERHVVGCEDPDGTRTEGTRGDILTVTPTGHEYYSPPPKLPGSDPYARRREHAPAQWEHAPPQWESVPQLEYSPQWWQTPRRQHG is encoded by the coding sequence GTGTCGTTCCTCGCCCGGCTGGGGCTGCCCGGCCTGTTGGGGGATCTGGATGGTCCGGGGCTGATCGACCGGCTGGATGCGCTGGAGCGGCTCAAGGCGGCCGCGGCGGCGGAGCAGGCCAGGGTGCAGGTGGAGTTCGCGCTCCTGTGCGAGGCGGGGATGGACCCCCGGGCCGCGGCCCTGGAGTCCCGGACGGGGCGGGCCGCGGCGAGGGCGGGGGAGCGTTCGGCGTCGGCGCAGATCGCCCTGGCCCGGAGGGTCTCCCCGGCCCGGGGGGCCAGGCTGCTGGCCGCGGCGAGGCGGCTCGTGGCCGACCTGCCGTGCACGCTGGGGGCCCTGTCCGCCGGGCAGCTGAGCGAGGACCGTGCGGTGTGGGTCGCGGAGGGGGTCGAGGTCCTCTCCCCGGCGGAGCGGGCGGCGGTGGACGAGGCCCTGGCCGGGCACCCGCGCCGGCTGGAGGGCCTGGGCGACCGGGGGGTCCAGGACGCGGTGCGCGCCGCGGTCGACGCGGTGGACGACCGGGCCGCCGCGGCCCGGGCGAGGCGGGCGGGGCAGGGTCGGCGGGTGACCCTGCGGCGGCTGCCGGACGCGATGGCCCAGCTCACCGCGATCCTCCCCGCCGCCCAAGCCGCCGCCGTCGCCGGGGCCCTGCGCGCGGCGGGGGCCGGCGCACGCGCGGCCGGGGACTCGAGGACGGCGGGGCAGGTCGCCGCGGACACCCTGGTCGAGCGCGTCACCGGGCAGGAGCACGCCGACGCGGTGCCGCTGCGGGTGGGGCTGGTCATGACCGACTCCTCCCTCTTCGGCGCCGGACGGGAGCCGGCCCTGCTCCAGGGCTACGGCAGGATCCCCGCCGGGCACGCCCGCGCGATGGTCGCCGCCACCGCGACCGGAACTGCCCGGACGGCCGCGGCCGGAACCACAGCCGGGACCGCCCGGATGCCCGCGGGCGCAGCCGCGGACGGCACGCTGAGCTCGGCGGCCGGCGCCTCCCGGAACGGTCCGGCGGGTGCGCCTCCGACGGGCACGGCCGCCGACCCTTCGGAGAGCGCGGCGGCCGTCGCTTCGGGGATGCCTCGGGGTCCGGCGGCGGTTCCTGCCGACGGCCCTGGTGGCCTGCCTGCCGGTGGTGGGCGTTCTGGGGGTGCTGCGTCGTTGGCGGGGGTGTGGCTGCGGCGTCTCTACCTCGATCCCGGCACGGGGGAGCTCGCGGCGATGGACTCCCGGCTGCGCCGCTTCCCGAGGGCCCTGGCGGAGTTCATCCAGACCCGGGACCAGGCCTGCCGGACCCCGTACTGCGAGGCCCCGATCCGGCACATCGACCACGTGGTCCCGGTCGCCTCGGGCGGGGAGACGAGCGTGGAGAACGGGCAGGGCCTGTGCGAGGCGTGCAACCACGCCAAGGAATCCCCCGGCTGGGAACGGCACGTCGTCGGGTGCGAGGACCCCGACGGCACCAGGACCGAGGGGACCCGGGGCGACATCCTCACCGTCACCCCGACCGGCCACGAATACTACTCACCACCACCCAAACTCCCCGGCTCCGACCCGTACGCCCGGCGCCGAGAGCACGCCCCGGCCCAGTGGGAGCACGCCCCGCCCCAGTGGGAAAGCGTGCCCCAGTTGGAATACTCGCCGCAGTGGTGGCAAACGCCCAGGCGTCAGCATGGCTAG
- a CDS encoding TetR/AcrR family transcriptional regulator translates to MDARVEARAIVGLRHGARDKILDTSYELFARRGIRDVGVDEIISRSGVAKATFYRHFPSKDALVLAYLDRWFVARSAAIEAATEGIESRDEAVLAVFGVLRDWFEHGTAEASAFLHVMIEMGPDHPLGRASMDYLTRTRQQLAELAEAADLSDPEGFAWSCHILIKGAMVADSEGDAEAAARALTMARLLVEEHHQKKPSASAPRHFTDWKDPEGLNRDVATSVPQRAATPQRARRAGTR, encoded by the coding sequence GTGGACGCCCGAGTTGAAGCTCGCGCGATCGTGGGTCTACGGCACGGTGCGCGCGACAAGATTCTTGATACTTCGTACGAGCTTTTCGCCCGTCGCGGGATTCGCGATGTCGGCGTGGACGAGATCATCTCCCGTTCAGGAGTGGCGAAAGCGACCTTCTACCGACATTTCCCCTCCAAAGACGCTCTCGTCCTCGCGTATCTGGACCGGTGGTTCGTAGCGCGCAGCGCGGCGATCGAAGCAGCCACGGAGGGGATCGAGAGCAGGGATGAGGCCGTGCTGGCCGTGTTCGGCGTCCTGCGCGACTGGTTCGAGCACGGGACGGCTGAGGCCAGCGCGTTCCTGCACGTCATGATCGAGATGGGGCCGGACCATCCTCTGGGCCGTGCGAGCATGGACTACCTCACGCGTACCCGCCAGCAGCTCGCAGAGCTCGCCGAGGCCGCAGATCTCTCCGATCCGGAGGGATTTGCCTGGTCGTGCCACATCCTCATCAAGGGCGCCATGGTGGCCGACTCCGAAGGGGACGCCGAGGCCGCTGCCCGCGCCCTCACGATGGCGCGGCTCCTGGTCGAGGAACATCACCAGAAGAAGCCTTCTGCTTCGGCCCCGCGTCACTTTACGGATTGGAAGGACCCCGAGGGGCTCAATCGGGACGTCGCTACATCCGTGCCCCAGCGCGCGGCTACTCCGCAGCGAGCTCGCCGAGCCGGGACACGGTAG
- a CDS encoding sigma-70 family RNA polymerase sigma factor, which yields MTDLYDLAADEAEELQPESGEHEEEMALKYLGVADALANRHRYPGHDPEDLRQVARLGLMVAIRRYREGAGQGFVPYAVPTITGTIKRYIRDHSWAVRPPRSVQELRLEVNSTRRRLAQELGREPNPAELAEAAGVPEQKIAEAQLADAAMVGLSIEPPSDEDSRPDPSARALSVVEPGFEEVESHQLLTAALEGVTEDERRLLHLRFVEEMSQSEIAEILGVSQMQVSRLLKRLLDRMRRKVAA from the coding sequence ATGACTGATCTCTACGATCTAGCAGCAGACGAAGCCGAAGAGCTGCAGCCCGAATCGGGCGAGCATGAGGAGGAGATGGCCCTCAAGTACCTGGGCGTGGCCGATGCACTGGCCAACCGCCACCGGTACCCGGGCCACGACCCCGAGGACCTCCGCCAAGTGGCACGACTGGGACTCATGGTGGCGATCCGCCGCTACCGCGAGGGCGCGGGGCAGGGCTTCGTCCCCTACGCAGTGCCCACCATCACGGGAACGATCAAGCGCTACATCCGCGACCACTCGTGGGCAGTCCGGCCACCTCGGTCGGTCCAAGAACTTCGGCTCGAAGTGAACTCGACCCGCCGCCGGCTTGCCCAGGAACTTGGGCGCGAGCCGAACCCCGCCGAGCTCGCCGAGGCGGCCGGCGTCCCTGAACAGAAGATCGCCGAGGCACAACTCGCCGACGCAGCAATGGTCGGACTCTCGATCGAGCCGCCGAGTGATGAGGATTCCCGGCCGGACCCCTCGGCCCGGGCGCTCTCCGTCGTCGAACCCGGTTTCGAGGAAGTGGAGTCCCATCAGCTCCTGACGGCGGCCCTCGAAGGGGTTACCGAGGACGAGCGGCGTCTCCTGCACCTGCGCTTCGTCGAGGAGATGAGCCAGAGCGAGATCGCCGAGATTCTGGGCGTGAGCCAGATGCAGGTCTCGCGGCTTCTCAAGCGGCTCC
- a CDS encoding MDR family MFS transporter encodes MSNAAASPGSRTGSAAHPNPVMTHRQILLVIYGLMAGMFLSSLDQTIVGTAIRTIGDDLHGLDQQAWVTTAYLITSTIATPIYGKLSDLFGRRPLYIFGLGVFIIGSMMSSFSTSMLMLAGFRAFQGIGAGALMSLPLAIMGDILAPRERAKYQGYFLAVFAVSSVVGPLVGGVFSGASQILFISGWRWVFLVNVPIGLIALGMVLAFLHLPKFHDRSTARIDWWGATAVIATLVPLLLVAESGRDWGWTSAASITCYVIGVVGLVSFIYIERAMGTNAIIPLRLFHSGTFSMATVLGFLVGFAMFGAMLTLPLYLQLVTGLTPTESGFATLPMVGGLMIASIVSGQIVARTGRYRIFPITGTLFTAGGYLVLTFMSIDKPLWFLMIAMFLIGLGLGQLMQSLTLASQNSVPPQDMGVATSSATFFRQIGGTLGTAVLLSVLFALMPTNIMTAMTNKADLTSALDAALTPSVATNPANAGVMQQIWNPIVTPVKSQIQSGLDQGTTAAKQAADQAVTQKVTAAVQQQVSAGMIPAAAAPSIIDQQVAAAKPAAEQQALAMAAQKGGVSVVDGRLAVDFSNQTQRTAVVDKVVPTMISQIQDSKQAQSSSSSSTSDTSFLKGADARLTRPFMVGFNAAAVSIYWVGLAVILLAFILSWFFKVPPLRQRSALQEQADQQQSAEDLEVYVAAAAAETGAQAAPATGTIRVHRS; translated from the coding sequence ATGTCCAACGCAGCAGCCAGCCCCGGATCCCGCACCGGTAGCGCCGCTCACCCCAACCCGGTGATGACTCACCGTCAGATCCTTCTAGTCATCTATGGCCTCATGGCTGGGATGTTCCTCTCGTCGCTGGACCAGACGATTGTCGGCACCGCGATCCGGACCATTGGCGACGATCTGCACGGCCTCGACCAGCAGGCGTGGGTGACCACCGCGTACCTCATCACGTCGACGATTGCGACGCCGATCTACGGCAAGCTGTCCGACCTGTTCGGCCGCCGCCCGCTCTACATCTTCGGCCTTGGGGTCTTCATCATCGGCTCAATGATGTCCTCGTTCTCGACGTCAATGCTCATGCTCGCCGGATTCCGGGCCTTCCAGGGCATCGGCGCAGGCGCCCTCATGTCGCTGCCGCTCGCAATCATGGGCGACATCCTCGCGCCGCGCGAACGCGCCAAGTACCAGGGGTACTTCCTCGCAGTCTTCGCTGTTTCCTCGGTGGTCGGCCCGCTCGTCGGCGGCGTCTTCTCCGGCGCGAGCCAGATCCTCTTCATCTCCGGCTGGCGTTGGGTCTTCCTGGTGAACGTGCCCATCGGCCTCATCGCGCTCGGCATGGTGCTCGCGTTCCTGCACCTGCCGAAGTTCCACGACCGCTCGACCGCGCGCATTGACTGGTGGGGCGCCACGGCCGTCATCGCAACTCTCGTGCCGCTCCTTCTGGTCGCGGAGTCGGGCCGCGACTGGGGTTGGACGTCCGCCGCCTCGATCACGTGCTACGTCATCGGCGTCGTCGGCCTCGTCTCGTTCATCTACATCGAGCGCGCCATGGGGACCAACGCGATCATCCCGCTGCGCCTGTTCCACTCGGGCACGTTCTCCATGGCCACGGTCCTCGGCTTCCTCGTCGGCTTCGCAATGTTCGGCGCCATGCTGACCCTGCCGCTCTACCTGCAGCTCGTGACCGGCCTGACCCCCACGGAATCCGGCTTCGCGACACTCCCGATGGTCGGCGGCCTCATGATCGCCTCTATCGTCTCCGGCCAGATCGTGGCCCGCACCGGCAGGTACCGCATCTTCCCGATCACGGGCACGCTCTTCACGGCGGGCGGCTACCTCGTCCTGACGTTCATGTCGATCGACAAGCCGCTGTGGTTCCTCATGATCGCCATGTTCCTCATCGGCCTCGGCCTAGGCCAGCTCATGCAGTCGCTCACGCTCGCGTCCCAGAACTCGGTGCCGCCGCAGGACATGGGCGTGGCAACGAGCTCGGCGACCTTCTTCCGCCAGATCGGCGGCACCCTCGGTACCGCCGTCCTGCTCTCGGTCCTGTTCGCGCTCATGCCGACGAACATCATGACCGCGATGACGAACAAGGCTGATCTGACGAGCGCTCTCGACGCCGCACTCACGCCGTCGGTCGCAACCAACCCCGCGAACGCTGGCGTCATGCAGCAGATCTGGAACCCGATCGTCACCCCGGTGAAGTCGCAGATCCAGAGCGGGCTAGATCAGGGCACGACGGCGGCCAAGCAGGCTGCCGATCAAGCCGTCACCCAGAAGGTCACTGCGGCCGTGCAACAGCAGGTTTCCGCAGGCATGATCCCCGCCGCTGCTGCGCCGTCGATCATCGACCAGCAGGTCGCAGCCGCGAAGCCAGCCGCCGAACAGCAGGCTCTCGCGATGGCTGCCCAGAAGGGTGGCGTGTCCGTCGTCGACGGTCGCCTTGCGGTCGACTTCTCGAACCAGACCCAGCGCACCGCCGTCGTCGACAAGGTGGTGCCGACGATGATCAGCCAGATTCAGGACTCGAAGCAGGCGCAGTCGTCCTCGTCCTCATCCACGTCGGACACGTCCTTCCTCAAGGGCGCTGACGCTCGACTGACCCGCCCCTTCATGGTGGGCTTCAACGCCGCGGCCGTGAGCATCTACTGGGTGGGCCTCGCAGTGATTCTGCTCGCGTTCATCCTCAGCTGGTTCTTCAAGGTTCCGCCGCTGCGCCAGCGCTCCGCCCTTCAGGAGCAGGCCGACCAGCAGCAGTCGGCCGAGGACCTCGAGGTCTACGTCGCCGCGGCTGCGGCCGAGACGGGCGCGCAGGCCGCTCCGGCAACCGGAACCATCCGCGTCCACCGCTCGTAA
- a CDS encoding transketolase, giving the protein MTETLTKPDLETVAEVAAQLRVDSVRASTSAGSGHPTSSMSAADLLAVLISRHLRYDWDNPDDPRNDHLVFSKGHASPLVYSVFRAAGVVSEDELLNGYRRFGERLEGHPTPVLPWVDVATGSLGQGLPDGVGIALAGKYLDKIPYRVWVLCGDSEFAEGSIWEALDKASHYKLSNLVAIVDVNRLGQRGETDLGWDTVAYARRAEAFGARVIRIDGHNLTAIDEALTEAEDDSDERPTVIIAKTIKGKGFSEVEDSPDWHGKPFPEDMAERAIKELGGERDVRVRGPVPEGGGSDGASDGGARGQAGKVELPQYEVGEKVATRKAYGQALAALGAANPAVVALDAEVSNSTYANQFAKEIPDRFFEMYIAEQQLVAAATGIGVRGYIPFASTFAAFLTRAHDFVRMGAVSRTDLRLVGSHAGIEIGADGPSQMALEDLAMMRSVHGSTVLYPSDATSTAALVERMAETSGISYLRTTRGAYPVLYGADEDFAVGGSKTLREGDDVTLVGAGVTLHACLEAAEQLEKDGIHARVIDCYSIKPIDEATLRSAADATGGKFVVVEDHHPEGGLGSAVAESLLSGGRRSLDLEHLAVRGMPGSGTGPELMAWAKIDAAAIAEAARRLAGRG; this is encoded by the coding sequence ATGACAGAGACACTCACGAAGCCCGACCTCGAGACCGTCGCCGAAGTAGCAGCTCAGCTGCGGGTGGACTCAGTCCGCGCGAGCACGAGCGCTGGATCCGGCCACCCGACGTCGTCCATGTCCGCCGCGGACCTGCTGGCCGTGCTCATCAGCCGGCACCTGCGCTACGACTGGGACAACCCCGACGACCCCCGCAACGATCACCTCGTCTTCTCGAAGGGCCACGCCTCGCCCCTCGTGTACTCAGTCTTCCGCGCAGCCGGCGTGGTCTCAGAAGACGAACTCCTCAACGGCTACCGCCGCTTCGGCGAGCGCCTCGAGGGCCACCCGACGCCCGTGCTGCCGTGGGTCGACGTCGCCACCGGCTCGCTCGGCCAAGGCCTCCCCGACGGCGTCGGCATCGCCCTCGCCGGCAAGTACCTCGACAAGATCCCCTACCGGGTGTGGGTCCTGTGCGGCGACAGCGAGTTCGCGGAGGGCTCGATCTGGGAAGCGCTCGACAAGGCCTCCCACTACAAGCTCTCGAACCTCGTCGCAATCGTCGACGTGAACCGGCTCGGGCAGCGCGGCGAGACCGATCTCGGCTGGGACACCGTGGCCTACGCGCGGCGGGCGGAGGCGTTCGGCGCCCGAGTCATCAGGATTGACGGCCATAATCTGACCGCAATCGACGAGGCTCTGACCGAGGCGGAGGACGACTCGGACGAGCGCCCCACAGTGATCATCGCGAAGACGATCAAGGGCAAGGGCTTCTCAGAGGTCGAGGACAGCCCGGACTGGCACGGGAAGCCTTTCCCCGAAGACATGGCGGAGAGGGCCATCAAGGAACTCGGCGGCGAGCGCGACGTCCGCGTGCGCGGCCCGGTACCCGAGGGCGGGGGCTCAGACGGGGCGTCCGACGGCGGGGCTCGCGGCCAGGCAGGCAAGGTCGAACTCCCGCAGTACGAAGTCGGCGAGAAGGTTGCCACGCGGAAGGCCTACGGCCAGGCGCTCGCCGCGCTGGGAGCCGCGAATCCCGCCGTCGTCGCCCTTGATGCCGAGGTGAGCAATTCGACGTACGCGAACCAGTTCGCGAAGGAGATCCCGGACCGCTTCTTCGAGATGTACATCGCGGAGCAGCAGCTCGTCGCGGCGGCGACTGGAATCGGCGTTCGCGGCTACATCCCCTTCGCATCAACGTTCGCCGCCTTCCTCACGAGGGCTCACGATTTCGTCCGCATGGGTGCCGTCTCAAGGACCGACTTGCGGCTCGTGGGGTCGCACGCCGGGATCGAGATCGGGGCCGACGGCCCTTCACAGATGGCCCTCGAAGACCTCGCCATGATGCGCTCCGTCCACGGCTCAACGGTGCTCTATCCAAGCGACGCGACAAGCACAGCTGCACTCGTCGAGCGCATGGCGGAGACAAGCGGGATCAGCTATCTCCGTACGACACGCGGGGCTTACCCCGTCCTGTACGGGGCGGACGAGGACTTCGCCGTGGGCGGCTCGAAGACGCTACGGGAGGGCGACGACGTCACCCTCGTGGGCGCCGGCGTCACCCTGCACGCGTGTCTTGAGGCCGCGGAACAGCTCGAGAAGGACGGCATCCATGCCCGGGTGATCGACTGCTACTCGATCAAGCCGATCGACGAGGCGACCCTGCGCTCAGCCGCGGACGCAACTGGCGGCAAGTTCGTCGTCGTCGAGGACCACCACCCCGAAGGTGGGCTTGGCTCCGCCGTGGCCGAGAGCCTCCTCTCGGGAGGACGTAGAAGCCTCGACCTCGAGCACCTCGCGGTGCGTGGCATGCCCGGCTCGGGCACGGGTCCGGAACTCATGGCCTGGGCGAAGATCGACGCCGCGGCGATCGCAGAGGCGGCCCGGCGCTTGGCGGGCCGGGGATAG